The following nucleotide sequence is from Bombina bombina isolate aBomBom1 chromosome 11, aBomBom1.pri, whole genome shotgun sequence.
ttttaatttagaatagggtagggcatttttttattttgggggtctttgttattttattagggggcttagagtaggtgtaattagtttaaaatcgttgtaatatttttctaatgtttgtaaaaaaaaaaattttgtaacttagttcttttttattttttgtactttagttagtttatttaattgtagttatttgtaggtattgtatttaattaatttattgatagtgtagtgttaggtttaattgtagataattgtaggtattttatttaattaatttattgatagtgtagtgttaggtttaattgtaacttaggttaggatttattttacaggtaattttttaattattttaactattttagctattgtacctggttaaaataaatacaaagttgcctgtaaaataaatataaatgctaaaatagctacaatataattataatttatattgtagctatattaggatttattttacaggtaagtatttagctttaaataggattaatttatataataagagttaatttatttcgttagatttaaattatatttaatttaggggggtgttagtgttaaggttagacttagctttagaggttaatccatttattagagtaccggcgagatccggtcagcagattaggggttaattattgtaggtaggtggaggcgacgttgtggggggcagattaggggttaataaatataatatatggggtctgcggtgttaggggcagcagattaggggtacataggtataatgtaggttgcggcggtgtacggagcggcagattaggggttaataataatattcaggggtcagcgatggcagggatggcagattaggggttaatacatataatataggggtcggcggtgctaggggcagcagattaggggtacataggtataatgtaggtagcggcggtgtatggagtggcaaattaggggttaaaaaaaatatgcaggtgtcagcgatagcgggggcggcagaataggggttaataagtgtaaggttaggggtgtttagactcggggtacatgttagggtgttaggtgcagacgtaggaagtgtttccccatagaaaacaagggggctgcgttaggagctgaacgctgcttttttgcaggtgttaggttttttttcagctcaaatggccccattgttttctattggggaatcgtgcacgagcacttttttgaagctggccacgttcgtaagcaccgctggaatttagagttgcagtggcggtaaatatgctctacgctcccttttttggagcctaacgcagccattctgtgaactctaaataccagcggtatttaaaaggtacgggggaaaaaaagcatgcgtagctaacgcacccctttggccgcagaactctaaatctagccgatagtgattaggtttaattttttaatttttgataatttgtttattattttctgtaattttagcttaattcaaacttaattttttttatttttaaaagtaatgttagttttttttattttgtttgtaattttgtatttttaatttaggtaattgggtttaatttagtgggtgttaggttaggggatgttaggttagggggcttagtaatttaattaattatttgtgttgtgggttttggcggctTAAGGGGTTAATCGGttaattaggtttgttgcgatgtgggggtataggggttaataggctaaatagatttattgcaatgggggggtttgcggtttaggggttaataggttaattaagtttattgcgatggggttttgcgattttaggggttaatagggtaattagttttattgcgatgtgggggttttgtggttaggggttaatagggtaattaggtttattgtgatgcagGTGGTTGACGGGTAATGGATTACTATGTTATCTTATTTGCGGATTATGgggtaattactttattattttgcgatgtgtgggttacacctaacaccctaacatgaaccccgagtctaaacacccctaatcttacacttattaacccctaatctgccgcccctgacatcgccgccacctacattacacttattaacccctaatctgccgcttcggacaccgccaccacctacattatacttattaacccctaatcggctgcccccaacatcgccaacacctacattatatttattaacccctaatctcccgcacccaatgtcgctgcaacctacctacacttattaacccctaatctgccgcccccaacgtcgcagccactataataaacatattaacccctaaactgcagcactcccgcatcgcaaactctagttaaatattattaacccctcatctgccgtccccaacgtcgcagccactatattaaatgtattaacccctaaacttaagtctaaccctaaccctaacaccccctaacttaaatataattaaaataaaactcataactactgactttagattgcggtacgaatcttgacgggataggttgtactgctcactttttggcctcccaggacaagctcgtaataccagtgctatgaatgtcctatagaaaaaaagactatacacaaattgcgtaagttgatttgcggtaaggccaaaaagagtgcggtgcccctaaatctgcaagactcataataccagcggtagtaaaaaagcagcgttatgaggcttaacactgcttttttactacgcaagactagtaatctagccgttaggcttagtttccattaaggtggtaaagtttggaaactggtggtaaaaacatttatctccattatagtctatgggacaactttaccacctcaatggaaactaggccatagtgtTGAACCTGCTTCATTGGTTGAGTATTTGATAAAATTGAACTatgaaataatttgtattaaatattttaaatctctattgtcaaattttggtCTCTTTTTTTTAATGAGGTATTAAGAAatcaataagtaaaaaataaatctcAATGCTGAAAGAATTTTGGTGAAAACTCATTCAATACCATGTTTTAAAGGATTTTAATTCACCGTTAAACAGAGAAGGCAATGCACTATACAAACACAAAAATTCAATTgttttcagatttatttattttttgcagggATTCCTTCCTTTTCCATAAGGAGCCTTCAAAAAtgatttcagtatttttttttcaatttttttgcgaCAACTAGTCAATTAGCTGGGAACCTTATCTCCTCACAAATTCATAAATAGGCAAATAAGCAGTACAAATTTcagcaatataaaaaaattgattaattttaGAATGACTAATTGAAAGTTTAAAGGTCAATCTCTTAGTAAATTTTAGTAGGTAAAATGTGATATTCTTAGAATGGTAGTAAAGTAGTAGTAATTATattaaactaggcgataagcctgcccagaggacaatctatgtttaaaaaatacaaaccccccaagctaaagttacaaaaaaataaacaaaactaaaattacagaaacaaataaaaaatctatccaaaaaaaaaagaaacctaaactaatacccataaaaaaaataaaaatcacccacaaaataaacaccccctaatctaatactaaactactaatagcccttaaaagggcctttttgtagggcattgccctaagttaaacagcttctttacttaaaaaaatacaaattaccccctaacagtaaaactccccatccaactaatcccccaaaataaaaaaaaaactaacactcaaaaaacctaagctatccattgcacctaaaggggcagttatatgggcattgcccttaaaatgacattcagctcttttacttaaaaaataccaattaccccctaacagtaaaaccccccatctaaccaatcccccaaaataaaaaaaactaacactcaaaaaccctaagctatccattgcacctaaaggggcatttgtatgggcattgcccttaaaaggacattcagctcttttactgctctttaaagggcaatcagctcttttacagcccattaaatccataatcttaaaaaaaaatcctaaatctaagccccaaataggtaaaaaaaaataccaattaccccctaacagtaaaacccaccatctaaccaatcccccaaaataaaaaaaataacactcaaaaaacctaagctatccattgcacctaaatgggcatttgtatgggcattgcccttaaaaggacattcagctcttttactgctctttaaagggcaatcagctcttttacagcccattaaatccctaatcttaaaaaaataattcctaaatctaagccccaaataggtactcaccgttcctgaagtccagcagtgaaggtcttcttccaggctgctccatcatcttgtatcttcattcggagtgaaggcggcgcagagccCTACAAAaggaagggctattggtagtttagtttagattagctggtgtttttattttggggggcttttttattttcataggaattaggtttatttttttaatttgtgatcattttgtttatttttttctgtaattttgtattttttgtaattttagattactttttttgtaatttaatgttttatttaagtgtaacttagtattggggttaatttagggggtgttagattagggggtttagtaattaaattacgactagattacgagttgtgtgttatgagtgaaaaagcagcgttatggctcttgtTCACTACCGCAGGTATTACAGGTGTTATAGGtgtagctgtaccacacacctttttggccgtcacgcaacgtaagtaccgcattttttaaaaagtcctttttaaatgggacttccacagcaccggtattacgagttttgcctgggaggccaaaaagtgagcggttgtcaggatgccaggaatcagactgagacgagaagtgcaaaaataatcacacctttattaatagcaaaaaataattttaaaagtccacaagtcaaataacaagtaaggaatcaaaaccagagctggtagtgagacgagccgagtcaggagccaaagtgaatagtcagacgagccgagtcaggaacaaggagaacagcagagtcaggaacaagccagggaccaggtaccaggagggacgtcagacagccaggtaatacacaggagctctcacaaacagatctgagacaacgcaagggcaaaacatactgaacagaggtcctttaaataataattgataacatcacaattctgagactgcatcctgtctcacacggatgatgtacaccagtctggccataaaaggaagtgcaggaaatgagcagcatcacacagtatgcaccagagtcagcaagagaggtgagtaaaatggctgccaagaagcacatggcaaacaaagcacggaaaaaaccctgacagcggtACACTCTATAGCTACAAGATctgtatcgccatctaaagtcagtagttatgagttttactttacaaagctgtaccataaaactcataactaaagtgttaaaaaagtacactaacacccataaactacctattaacccctaaagggaggtcctcctgcattgcaaatactaaaataaaattattaacccctaatctgcccctccgaacattgctgccactataataaacatattaacccctaaacctgaaaaATAATGGGAAATAACAATGACAccaatcccatagggggcgcttcctaaaaTCCAAATCTAAAAATCACTAGAACCAAAAAAAAAGAATCTAATACATGAAATACATAAATGCGAGCTACAGCAGGGGCTCAAGAAATGGGTAaaacaaacaagagaaaaaaacataataaaaagtaaaatatataatgtgtaatataagataagataaaaagtcCTTTTTATCCAACATCCAatggaaggcagctctctgtcaaaaggatggtcagtccctggtgATGAATCTAGGAAGAAGGAGACAAAGAggcaccaatatggcctagtaacgtctacaAATAATAGAACAATGTGATATGACAAATACTCCCAAAGGTAGAGCACCCAAAGGTGCGAGTAGCGTAGGCTGAATCAATTGGCAGTGATCCAACTCACTGTGCCCACAAAGGAGACACTCAAATGGAAATCAGCAAGCAGCAACCAGATTCCTATTCCTGTGAGTGACATAAAACGAAATCCATAACCCAGTACAGTTTTGCTATACAGAATTAGTAATTACTGATCAGACTTACACAAAGCAGCacacctccaggtgcaatcaaaGCAGGCTGGGACCCCTCAGTTGCCCAGCAGACCGTAATTAGGTGTAGACAGTGTCCGTTCACCAGCCACACTGTATATGTCCAAAAGGTAATAAAAGGAAAACTCAAAAATAGAAGCAGCAAGTGTATCAAAaagcataaatttatttaaaaacaaagtgaTGCATTTCTCAGCCTCCAAAAGGTCTGTTTCCTCAGGTTATACAGTGtggaggctgagaaacgcattgttttgtttttaaagaaagctgaaccaaagatgggccggctagtaagcttatattcctgcttttcaaataaagataccaagagaacaaagaaaaatggataacaggagtaaattagaaagttgcctaaaattgcatgctgtatctgaatcatgaaataaaaaaattggggttaagtatccctttaacttggaatctaggcctttattttctatctgaatgatgaaacaaagaatttgggtttcatgtcctttaattttattaatgttctaaagttgttattttggaaagtgaaatattgtaGAATACTGGTATTTCAATATGTAAATACCCTaattattatattgaaataaactacTTTAGAAGCAGCTATGATCTCATTTTATTCAAAAAGTAAAGATTAAATTAAAGTTAATACATAACCATTAAATCTGTATATTTATTTGTGATAACTAACAGTTTCCTTTACAACTGACAGCCTACAGAAATCAGCGGATTATGAAAAATCAGACCGTATTGTCAGAGTTTCTATTAATAGGATTTTCAAGCCTTCACCAGTTCCAGTTTTATCTCTTCATGATCTTCCTTCTCATCTACCTGATGACTCTGACATGGAACCTTCTCATCTTTCTCCTGATCATCACAGACTCTCACCTCCACACCCCCATGTACTTCTTCCTAAGTAACCTGGCTTGTATAGACATCTGCTGCTCCTCAGTCATTACCCCGCGGATGCTCTTTGACTTATACACTCAGAGTTTGACGATCTCAGTATCAGCTTGTTTTTTACAATTTTCTGTATACAGCTTTCTAGCATCTTCTGAAATAATCTTGTTGGCTGTGATGTCCTGTGACCGATATGCTGCTATCTGTCATCCTCTACATTATATGACAATTATGCATTGGAAGGTTTGTGCCGGATTAGCTTCAGGTGTGTGGGCCGTTGGTCTTGTTTACACAATTTGTCATGCTCTGTATATTCTCAAATTACAATTCTGTGGCTCAAACATAATACACAGTTTCTTCTGTGACCTGCCCCAGTTGCTTCTTATCTCTTGTGGTGATACCTCTATCTATAACTTTCTCATTTTACTTTTAGAAGGACTATATTCAGTATTCACTTTAGTGGTAACTTTTggtccttatataaatatatttgacacAGTGCTAAGACTTCAGGGTAAGAGTAGCAGATTTAAAGCTTTCTCCACTTGCACTACACATCTGTCTGttgtctttttattttatggtaCTGCATTTGTTAATTACTTTTCACCAAAATCAAGAGACTCTATTGTTGATAACAAGTTACTTTCCGTGTGTTATACTATAGTGTCTCCCCTGTTAAATCCAGTGATCTACAGTCTTAGGAACAAAGACATTAAAGACTCACTAAGAAGAACTGTGCAAAATGTGaacaaatagaatagaatagaacaaatagaatagaatagaacaaATAGAATAGAACAAATAAAAGTGAACATCAAATAGAGTAGTTTCCTTGAAGACAACAAGTAAGTTGTATGAGATAGACCTATGGTAACCATAAGCAGAAGAGAGACATGATGGTGTACTATTATCTTACTGTTATAATCTGATGTTCTAACAAACTCTACATTAACAAAGAACTACTCAGAAACCTTCAACATTGCTTTAATATTCAAGTGTCAAGTTAAATTCATTATGTCACTGGCAAATTCCTATACTGGTAAGCAATCACTCGTTAAAGGCTTTTTTTATGCAagttataaaagtattttttttttctattcattgATCTAATCATATAATTGATCACAAAATCATTCaatcttttttatccttttttcaGCTGCCAATAGATACCTTTTTAGTTCAAGCCAATCACAATCACAGGATTTTTATTGGTTCTGGGAACTGAACATGTTATTGGCCCGTTAAAAAAAGATCTACACTTAACATAGAACACTCCTTTTCTAGGTATCACAATCCAATTTCTAGATACAATTTAATAGATTTGCCCGTTTTGACATATTTATGAGTCTTCTAagatgaaatgaaataaaaaaagttattttgttttgCAGTGTAATATACAATGAAAGCTGCCAACAATACAATTGTTCATGAACACATGAACATGTGGTTAGATTAATTGAACCTCTCTCTTCATTGCTATTGTTTAGCACATCATTAGTGGGCAGTCTGAAAATGCAAATATGTACCTAATAACCATATACATATCTCAGAAACAAACACGATTTATGGTAAATGTTAGAAAACAGAATTCATAACAGCAACAGATTAACAATtataggccagattatgagtggaacgcgaAGTTGCGCTTTCACTAGCACGACATTTGTGCTCCATTCACTAATACCAGGTCATGCAAATGTGctgtggtattacaagttgagcaaaatgaGAACATGCTTCCAtaaactccaatgggagcctcgttctgatgctgatagACACGGCAGAGCACCTATCGCAACAAATGTAGAAAGTTGAACAGCGATTGGCAGCAAagtttagatatatacagtatgtataagattttatatatatatatatatatatatatatatatatatatatatatatatgtatatatatatatatatatgtgtgtgtgtgtgtgtttatatatgtatatacacatattaacatataaagatgagtgcacaatgcagggcagcggcttcaaaggctaataagatactagcatgtattaaaagaggcattgattcaagggaggaaagcataattctgtcattatataaagccctggtaagacctcaccttgagtttggagtgcagttctggggaccgattgctaaaaaagatattgcagaactagaaaaagttcagagaagggccacaaagctaataaggggattggagaaattaacctatgaggagaggctagccaaactggttcTGTTctttttagaaaaaaggcgcttgagaggtgacatgattactttatataaatatattcaaggcccatatacagagatggcagaagctctttttattccaagaaaattgtttctgacaagaggtcataatttaaggttggaggaaaggagatttaatctcctgcaacggaaacgttttttcactgtaagagcaataaaattgtggaactcattaccaaaggaggtagtgaatgccaataccatagatacatttaaaaatagtctggataaatttctgtatataaacaaaattcatggatatgattgctagtattaaatgggtcacattttaatggggttatttaagcttaactggagctttttgtaagtattttagatttgtataggttgaactcgatggacttcagtcttttttttcaaccttatctactatgttactatgttactatgtatatatatatatatatatatatatatatatagtttcccacaaaagtgagtacacccttcacatttttgtaaatatgttattatacctttttatgtgacaacactgaagaaatgacactttgccataatgtctaaaccattggcaataaaagtgagcacacccctaagtggtaatgtccaaattgggcaaaaagtgtcaatattttgtatgccaccattattttccatcactgccttaaccctcttgggcatggagttcaccagagcttcacaggttgccactggaatcctcttccactaCTCCATGATGATATCatggagctggtgaatgttagagctCTTACACTCCCCCACctcccgtttgaggatgccccacagatgctcagtagggtttaggtctggagacatgcttggccagtccataacctttaccctcagctgatttagcaagacagtggtcatcttggaggtatgtttggggtccttatcatgttggaatactgccctgcggcccagtctctgaaggaaggggatcatgctctttttcagtatgtcacagtacatgttggcattcgtaGTTCCCTCAATGAACCGTAGCTccccagcactcatgcaggcccagacccagaccatgacactcccaccaccatgcttgactctaGGCAAGACATAT
It contains:
- the LOC128641591 gene encoding olfactory receptor 5V1-like, whose translation is MKNQTVLSEFLLIGFSSLHQFQFYLFMIFLLIYLMTLTWNLLIFLLIITDSHLHTPMYFFLSNLACIDICCSSVITPRMLFDLYTQSLTISVSACFLQFSVYSFLASSEIILLAVMSCDRYAAICHPLHYMTIMHWKVCAGLASGVWAVGLVYTICHALYILKLQFCGSNIIHSFFCDLPQLLLISCGDTSIYNFLILLLEGLYSVFTLVVTFGPYINIFDTVLRLQGKSSRFKAFSTCTTHLSVVFLFYGTAFVNYFSPKSRDSIVDNKLLSVCYTIVSPLLNPVIYSLRNKDIKDSLRRTVQNVNK